A genomic window from Halogeometricum borinquense DSM 11551 includes:
- a CDS encoding endonuclease III domain-containing protein: MPEEPAENISGGDAGGGTAAEFVPAEADTRAEAVVDELGQMYWQKAYGGQDAFECLVRTILSQNTSDVASQPAHDSLMDRYAGGDGDSADGDSADGDLAAALADAEQSELAETIASAGLYNQKSEMIIGAAERICESFGGADGFDEFVKDEDPDTVRKRLLDIHGVGPKTADCVLLFSGGRGGVFPVDTHVHRIGRRMGLASADADHEDVREHLEADVPAEKCGFGHTAMIQFGREYCKARKPACLDGPEACPLYDLCDRVGVDEVEETVVDPAEAD, encoded by the coding sequence ATGCCCGAAGAGCCCGCAGAGAACATCAGCGGCGGCGACGCCGGTGGCGGAACCGCCGCGGAGTTCGTTCCCGCGGAGGCGGACACCCGCGCGGAGGCCGTCGTAGACGAGTTGGGGCAGATGTACTGGCAGAAAGCCTACGGCGGACAAGACGCCTTCGAGTGTTTGGTTCGCACGATTCTCAGCCAGAACACGAGCGACGTGGCGAGCCAACCCGCACACGACTCGCTTATGGACCGGTACGCCGGCGGAGACGGTGACAGTGCGGACGGTGACAGTGCGGACGGCGACTTGGCCGCCGCGCTCGCGGACGCCGAACAGTCTGAACTAGCCGAAACGATTGCCTCCGCGGGATTGTACAACCAGAAATCGGAGATGATCATCGGCGCGGCCGAGCGCATCTGCGAGTCGTTCGGGGGCGCGGACGGCTTCGACGAGTTCGTTAAAGACGAAGATCCTGACACGGTCAGAAAGCGACTCCTCGACATCCACGGCGTCGGCCCGAAGACGGCCGACTGCGTGCTTCTCTTTTCGGGCGGCCGCGGCGGCGTCTTTCCGGTAGACACACACGTTCACCGTATCGGACGCCGGATGGGACTTGCGTCCGCGGATGCCGACCACGAGGACGTCCGCGAGCATCTCGAAGCCGACGTGCCCGCGGAGAAGTGCGGCTTCGGACACACCGCGATGATTCAGTTCGGTCGCGAGTACTGCAAGGCGCGGAAGCCGGCGTGTCTGGACGGTCCTGAGGCGTGTCCACTCTACGACCTCTGTGACCGCGTGGGCGTGGATGAAGTCGAGGAGACGGTTGTAGACCCTGCCGAGGCGGACTGA
- a CDS encoding DUF371 domain-containing protein — MYEEVVRARGHENVSAEHASTFEVTSDDWLTPAGDCILAVEADRTPEDFDDDFVAACQDESATITAIVEVEDDDGETYQQTVEGSGHPDLTFEGDRSHVGRTSDYVDDRTILVGADAAAGDFDRDLVAALANGGDVTFTLRVE, encoded by the coding sequence ATGTACGAAGAGGTTGTCCGCGCACGCGGGCACGAGAACGTCTCCGCCGAACACGCGAGCACGTTCGAGGTCACGTCCGACGACTGGCTCACCCCGGCGGGCGACTGCATCCTCGCTGTCGAGGCTGACCGCACTCCCGAAGACTTCGACGACGACTTTGTTGCCGCCTGTCAAGACGAGTCGGCAACCATCACGGCTATCGTCGAAGTAGAGGACGATGACGGTGAGACGTACCAACAGACTGTCGAAGGGAGTGGCCATCCGGATTTGACGTTCGAGGGGGACCGAAGCCACGTCGGACGCACCAGCGATTACGTGGACGACCGAACGATCCTGGTCGGTGCAGACGCCGCGGCGGGTGACTTCGACCGCGACCTCGTGGCTGCTCTTGCCAACGGCGGCGACGTGACGTTCACACTCCGCGTGGAGTGA